The genomic region AAGCCTTCATTATCGTCTTGGAGAAATTTGCTTATAGGATAAAATTGCGCTTTTATGTCTCACAAACAATTTACAGGACACATCATGAACTCGAAAATCGGCTCACACTTCTTTAATCTAGATTGCTATGAAGGGATTGAATGTGTTCGGGCTGATTTCAAAGACCAGCACTTCTCAAAACACGTGCACGAAGGTTATGCAATAGGTGTTATAGAACATGGCGTACAGCGCTTTTTTAATGAAGGTGAAAATCATACCTCTGGGGCTGGCAGTTTAGTAATAGTCAATGCTGATTCCGCCCATACTGGTAGCGCAGCCTCACAAAATGGATGGGGATATCGAGCTATGTATCCAACTCCAGAATTATTCGATGAGCTATTAAGCGACTTTACAGGTAAGCATAAAAACGCGCCTTATTTCCATAACCCGATTATTAACGATGAAAAGCTTATCAAACAATTTAACTTAATATTCAGCTCTCTTTCCGATAAATCATCAAGACTCACCCTAGAGACCATCGTTTATAATTTTCTCATGCAATTGACGCTCAATAGCAAAATCAATCAATCCGTTATTCAAACAAAAAAAGCAAAGAAATCATTACTAAGTGCGAAAGAGTTCATTAACGCTTACGCCAGCAAGGAAATTAGCCTAGAACACCTATCGAAAGTAATTGGCATGAGTAAATATCACCTCATACGTCAATTCCAAGCATCTTTTGGCATTACACCGCATCAATATCAAATCCAGTCTCGAATACAAAAGGCAAAATGTTTACTCAAAAGTGGCGAACAGCCAAGCAATGTGGCGTTGGAGTGTGGTTTTTTTGACCAAAGCCATATGAACTCACATTTCAAAAAAGCATTAGGAACAACACCCTATCAGTACCAAACAAATATTAACGCTTAAAAATGCCCCATTTCCTATAAGCGCAATTTCAAACACTTAAAAACATCACATTTCATACACAGTTTTACTATTTCTTGAGCTCTACCATAGCCGTTATGATAGGCATTGGAAAACGGTTATATCAACTACAAACACAAGAGAAGAATCTAGCCGTCCCAACCCTTTTCAGAATAGCTAAGGAAGCATTCTCATGAAAAAATTTCTCGAAAATAGGCTAATAGGTACTAAACTTGGTTTAGGCTTTGGCTCTGTATTATTACTTGCGCTTATAGTTGGTATAGTCGGTATATCAGGTGTCAATACTTTGCTTAACAGAGCGGATAAAGTACGACTGTCCAATGACTTAGACGATGCCGTTGTTGAAATGCAAAGAGCCAGAGTGCTTTTCGTCGAGTCAGGATCTTCAAAGGATAAAGAGGAACTAGTTCGTCGCACAGAAGTTCTAGCCGATTTCTTGAAAGAAGGTGAAAAAATCTATAATGGCTCAGATGTGAGAGAGCTGGTAATACAAACAGATCAAAACCTTTTAGAGTATAAAAAGGCATTAACCATTCTGACTGATGCCCGAAAAAACTGGGAAGCGATTGACAATGAGGCTACTGGAATACGCCTTAATATATTTAACCAATATGACCAAATCATTAAACAGCTACGTCAGAAAAATGACATGGAAAATTTGAATACAGCTTTAGATGTCGCAAACAGCTGGTATGCTTTGACATCAGAGATAAATGACCACGTCATCAAAAAAGAAAATATACCTATAGAGCTTGTTACAACGAGATTCCAAGCCATTATCAACAAAACAAAAAATCTACAATTATCAAGTGATCTTCAAAGCAAGCAACAAGCAATCCTATCTCTTTTAAACCAATATGAAGACCTTGGGAAAAGAAATCCCGCGGTTAATGCTGAGCTTGTAAAAGCACAAAAAAATCTAATGGCTCTGTCCACTAAGATGAATGATAAGATCGATTCAATCACACTACTTCAAGAAGAAAAGAGCAAAAGTGATGGTGATAGAGTATCAACGGTTCTAATTACTGTCACTATCATCGCTATACTAATAGGCATTTTCTTTGCTTTGTTAATTCGCCATATGATTGTCAATCCAATGAATGACGTTAAGGCCGCTGTTGAAAAAATATCTAATGGTGACTTAACCCAGATATTAAAAACTGACCGTAAAGACGAACTTGGCCAACTGTATAACAATATCGGAACCATGAGCCGTACTCTTAATACGCTCATTTCCGAGGTCATTAATGGTGTTCTAAATTTAAGCTCAACCAGTGAGCAATTAGAAACCATTTCAAAACAAGGCCAAACTATGATGCAGTCTCAAAAAGATGAGACGGATCAAGTTGCCACGGCTATTAACGAAATGTCCTCAACGGTTGCCGAAGTAGCTCGTAACGCAGAAACAGCAGCAGAAGCGACCACGAAAACAGACAATATCGTTAACCAAGGTAACTTGAAAGTATCCGATACAGCATCATCAATCGAATCATTAGCCAGCGACTTGACCGTAACAAGTAAAGCAATGGAACAACTTAAAACTCGCACCGACAATGTCGGTAACGTATTAGAAGTTATCAAAGCCGTTGCTGAACAAACCAACTTACTAGCACTTAACGCTGCAATCGAAGCGGCGCGAGCGGGTGAAGCAGGACGAGGCTTTGCCGTAGTGGCTGACGAAGTCCGCGGACTGGCAAGTAGAACTCAAAGCTCCGCTAAAGAGATAGAGGACTTGATTGTCGAATTACAAAATGGCGCCCAAGAATCTCTGGATAAAATGCTAAGAAGCAGAGACTTATCTACTAAAAATGCCGAACAAGCAAAAGAAGTATTGGCTCTTTTTGCCAACATAAGTGAGCAAGTTGGTTATGTGCAAGATATGAATAACCAAATAGCTACTGCTGCTGAAGAGCAATCTCAAGTATCTGATGAAATAAATCGCAGCGTTGAAAATGTTCGTCAATTAGCAGACCAAACAACCGAAGGATCTATTGAATCTGTCCGTGCTGTCAGCAACTTAAGAACATTAAGCAATCAGCTCAAATCATTAACGGATCGCTTTAAAATCTAGTGATGGCATCATAATGTATTAGTATTTAAAACAGCCACCTAATCTAAACGGTTATAGGTGGCTGTTTTTATTTACATAATAAGTTGCTACTAATCACACACACGTAAAGTCCGCGATACCCACAACGAACAGCAAAGACAACTCCCACTAGCAAGAAGCGAAAAAAAAGACCTACCTTAGCAAGCCTTTTTTATTTTTCTATTCAAAAGCGACAAATATCTATGGGAAAATTCCGGTCAAACTGTCATTCATCAAAGCTTGCCACTCTTTATCCAGCGGCGCCTCAAACAGCATACGCTCCCCATTCAACATAATGTCTAATCGTGTCGCATGAAGACATAAGCGCTTAAAGCCAAGGGCTTTTGTTTCTTTTAAGGATTCAGCTGGCGAGTATTTATCATCACCAACAATCGGATAGCCCGCATGCAGCGTATGAACGCGAATCTGATGCGTACGCCCTGTTACTGGCTCACACTCGACCAAACTATAGCCTTCAAACTGACGAACTAATTTAAAGCGAGTTAAACTTTCTTTACCGTCTGTGTGAACCTTCACCACACGTTCGCCAGATTTGAGTTCATTCTTTAATAAAGGCGCATTAACTTGCAATTTTCGCTTAGGCCAGCTGCCATAAACCAAAGCCAAATATGTTTTTTGCACACCTTCTTTTTCACGTAACGCCGTATGCAGCTCTTTTAGTACTGCACGTTTTTTAGCGATCATGATAAGACCCGATGTATCGCGATCGAGTCGATGAACAAGCTCAATAAACTTCTCTAACGGCCGCATTTGGCGAATAACTTCAACCAAGCCGAAGCTCAAGCCACTGCCACCATGAACGGCTAAGCCTGACGGCTTGTTAACAACGATCAACCCTTTATCTTCATAGACAATGCGAGATTCTATCTCGCTTTTCAAACGATCAGACAAAACTGGCTTGTCTGATTCTGGTGCAAGTACTATCGGCGCAATACGCACAACATCTTCATTTTGAAGGCGGTAATCAGGCTTAGTTCGCTTCTTATTAACGCGTATTTCACCTTTCCTAAGTAAGTTGTAAATCTTACCTTTCGGAACACCCTTTAAAAAGGTAACCAAAAAATTATCAATTCGCTGACCCGTATTATTGTCGTCAATAGTGACGTAACGAACCGCTGGACGCTCTGCTGATTTTAGTTCTGAGTCCGACATAAGCTAAGATTGGTTTCCTTTATAATTGAAGCACTTAGTTTTTACTGTTATATTCACATTCGCAAAGGGTAAGAGGCAACAAAACACCTCGAAGATAAGATGCAAGAATTGAATGACAATTGCCGAAGCGACACTTTGGCCCCCTATCTTACCTCTGTAACAGTTAATCTTAAATAATAAACCGCATGATTCGGAAAAATCCGCTTCAGTGGAAGGAACTCTCATTAAATTGCTAGGCCACGCGTTCGCGTTGTTTCGTAAAAGCAAAGAAACGAGACCGGTTAAAGAGACTATTTGGTATTGATCACGGCAGCGACCGCATAAAAGCGTTTAACATAAATAAACGAATCGCGTACTCCTCTCGCCAGAGAACACTAAATGACTTGCTCTAATTCTGAGTCAGATTTATTAATGTTTACCCTATCACTGTTGTGACTCTTTCGTATCAGCCCACAGAGTTCACACATATAATGATTAGAATGCTTATTAATGCAACTCAACAAGAAGAGTTGCGCGTCGCCCTAGTAGACGGACAACGTCTATATGATCTAGACATCGAATCCGGTTCACGCGAACAGAAGAAGTCGAATATATACAAAGGTCGCATCACTCGCATTGAGCCGAGTCTTGAAGCTGCTTTTGTTGACTTCGGTGCAGATCGCCACGGTTTTCTACCTCTCAAAGAAATTTCTAAAACCTACTTCTCCAAAAAGTCCAATCACGAAGGCCGAATTAACATCAAAGATGTGTTAAGTGAAGGTCAAGAAGTGATTGTTCAAGTGGACAAAGAAGAGCGTGGCAACAAAGGCGCTGCTTTGACTACTTTTGTTAGCTTGGCGGGTCGTTATTTGGTTTTAATGCCTAATAACCCACGTGCTGGCGGTATATCTCGTCGTATCGACGGCGACGATAGATCACACCTTAAAGAAGCTATGTCAGGCCTGAACACACCAGAAAATGGTGGATTGATTGTTCGTACTGCAGGCGTTGGTCGTTCAACTGAAGAGCTTCAGTGGGACTTGGATTACCTTGATACTTTATGGTCTTCTATTACTAAGGCTGCATCTGAAAAGCCTGCTCCTTTCTTAATCTATCAAGAAAGCAACATCGTCATCCGCGCCATTCGCGATTATCTACGCGAAGACATTGGCGAAGTATTGATTGATGAGAAAAGCGCTTACCAAGACGCGATAAACTTCGTTATGCAAGTTATGCCGCACTTTAAGTCGCGCATTAAAATGTATACTGACTCCACACCGCTGTTTAACCGCTTCCAGATCGAAACTCAGATCGAAACGGCTTTCCAGCGTGAGGTTCGCCTACCTTCTGGTGGCTCAATTGTTATTGACCCTACAGAAGCACTAGTGTCTATCGATATCAACTCAGCCCGCGCAACGAAAGGCGGAGATATAGAAGAAACAGCACTACAGACCAATTTAGAAGCGGCCGATGAAATAGCTCGTCAATTGCGTCTCCGCGACATCGGTGGATTGGTTGTTATCGATTTCATCGATATGACACCAGTACGCAACCAAAAAGAAGTTGAAAACCGCATGAAAAACGCTCTAGAGGCGGATCGTGCTCGTGTTCAACTTGGTCGTATTTCTCGCTTTGGCCTATTAGAAATGTCACGCCAGCGTCTGCGCCCTTCTCTTGGCGAAACCAGCGGCATCGTTTGTCCTCGCTGTAATGGCCAAGGATTTATTCGTGACGTGGAGTCTCTGGCACTTTCTGTACTTCGCCTTATTGAAGAAGAATGCTCCAAAGAACGTACCGCTCAGATCCGTGCTGTATTACCGGTATCAGTTGCGACTTTCCTACTTAATGAAAAACGTACCAATATTGCGAAAATTGAAAAACGTAACAGCGTTCACATTATTCTTGTGCCAAATCCACATATGGAAACACCGCATTTTGAAGTAGAACGTATTCGCGATGACAGCACAGTTGTTACGCAAAACGAAAATAGCTACAACTTGGTGGAAACACCTGAACAACCGCCTTACGAACCACGTAAAGCAAATGAAAATGTTCGCCCACAAGCAGCGGTAACTAGCATTGCTCCTAAAGCGCCAGCTCCAGAGCACACCGCACCAGTAGCGACACCAAAGGTAACCAAGAGCACGCAGAATACACAAAGCAAGCCAAGTTTGCTTAAACGTATTATGACGGCACTATTTGGTGAGACTCAAACCAAAGCAAAACCTAAAACCGTTAACAAGACTAGCGCTACAACACCTTCACAAAATGACCGTGATCGTGACACTAGTGCATCAAGCAAGCCTAACGATAAGCGTGTAAACAGAAACAAACGTAACGTTAAGCATCAAAATGCGGATCGTGACGACAGCAATACGACTGAAAAAAATCGCTCTACTCGTCAATCACGCCGTGAACAGGCTGAAGCTGGCACGAAAGGCAATAACAACAACCGTCGTAATAACCGTGGCAACAAGCAAGACGCTCAAGAACCGAGAGCTGAAAAGCAAGAAGCGGCTGTAAAAGCAGCTCCTCGCCAACCTCAGAAAGAGGTTCCTGAAGTCAAAGAACGCAAACGCGATCGTAATGACAACCGTCGCCGCAACGGCAAATTAAAAGACGAAGCATTGGAAGCAACTAAACTACAAGAGCAAGAAGATGCCGCTCTAGTAGAAGCAGCTCAAAATGCCGAAGTGGAAAGCAACGAAAATGGCGATGAACCTCAACGTCGTTCACGTCGCTCACGTCGTTCGCGTCGCCCACAAAAAGAAGAAAACAGCACACAACAAGAGAATGTTGAATCTGAAAATGATCAAGCGACAGAGACTGCAGCTGCAAAAACTGAAGAAGTAAAACCAACCACTCCAGAAGTTAAGCAGACTGAAACAGAAAGTGAAGTTAAATCAGAAGAAGATGTGACAACAGAAACCATTTCGGAAGACAAATACAAAACTGAGCAAAATGTTCAGACTGAGAAAACTGTTGAAGCTGTTGAAGCTGTTGAAGCATCACCTGCAGATTCAAAAGAAACAACAGTAGAAACCGTTAAAAACGAGTCTCCTGAAGCAAAACCAACAAAACCTAAGATGTCTGTAAAAGCTCAGATGCGAAAAATTGAGCAACAGACAACTGAAGCAGCAACAGAGCAAACTGAAGAAGAGTCAAACATGACTTCCAAATCAGAAGAGACTCAAACAACTGCTACAGAAGCTACAGAAGAAGCCAATGCCACGGATAAGCCAATACCTGAAGCAGAAGAAGCTAAGACTGTTACTGCAGAACCAGTCAATGTGACAGAAGAAGTATCTACTGAAACACAAGATGCTGACGCTGTTATAGTGACGACAAATCAGAAAGAGACCGAGTCTACTGACAACACTTCTGAGATAACTGAAGAAAACGCTAAAACAGAAGAGGCGAAAGAAGTAAAATCAGAAGAGACATCTAGTCCTTCCACTCGTACTCCTCGTCGCGGACGTGGCAAACCGGCTACCAAACAGGCAAATACAGAAGCTAAAGCGCCTGTAGAATTACCTGCTGCCATTTTAGCCCAACAAGAAAAGCTACGCTTAGAACAGGAAGAAAAACGCAATGCTGCGACATCTCGTCGTCGCGCATCCCCTGGAAGAGTTAAAAACGACCCGAGAATTGCAAGAGAAGAAAAATCAGAATCAACTTCGGAAGCTAACGTAGAATAAACACTGCGGTGTCTATTTAGATAATACAAAGAGCCCGCATTTATGCGGGCTCTTTTGCAACAAGAGCACTATGGATTATTTCAAAGGATTGATTTGAACATAAATAACGGACAGGAAAAAAACAATGATCATTGATTTTTCTCGCTTTAAAGATTGGACTCTTGTGGGCGATTTATTTGGTGGCGCAACGACAGCCATTGTTTCGCTACCACTTGCACTAGCATTTGGCGTGGCATCAGGAGCTGGTGCAGAAGCAGGCTTATGGGGAGCCATCCTAGTTGGCCTTTTTGCTGCACTATTTGGCGGCTCAACCAGCTTAATCTCAGAACCAACCGGCCCAATGACCGTCATAATGACAGCGGTACTAACGAGCATGATGGCCAGCAGCCCGGAAGGTGGTGTCGCCATGGCTTTTACAGTGGTGATGATCGCGGGGCTGTTTCAAATTACATTAGGCTATCTAAAGTTAGGCAAATACATCACTCTAATGCCATACAGCGTTATTTCAGGCTTTATGTCTGGCATTGGCATTATATTGATTATCTTGCAAATCGCTCCTTTTCTAGGGCACTCATCTCCACCTGGTGGAGTAATAGGAACATTAAGCGCCCTCCCCAATCTTATTGTTAACTTGAAATTCTCAGAATTATTTCTAGGGCTGCTAACACTGGGGGTGCTTTTTTATCTTCCCAAACACTGGCGTCGATACGTTCCTCCTCAACTTGTTGCTTTGGTCGCAATCACGCTTATTTCTATTCTATTATTTAACGACTCAGATGTGCGCCGCATAGGTGTTATTCCATCTGGCCTACCATCAATTCATTGGCCCACCTTTGAACAGTCTGTATTTATAGAAATGATCATAAACGGCCTCGTGCTGGGGACTTTGGGCTGCATAGACACCTTACTTACAGCGGTTATTGCCGACAGCCTTACGCGCAAAGAGCATGATTCCAATCGCGAACTTATTGGCCAAGGCACCGCTAATTTTTTCTCCGGCCTTCTTGGTGGGCTTCCTGGTGCTGGCGCAACCATGGGAACCGTCGTCAATATACAATCTGGCGGCAAATCACCGCTTGCAGGCATAACAAGAGCGTTAATTCTTTTATTGGTTGTTCTTGGTGCATCTGACTTAATTAGCCCAATTCCAATGGCTGTACTGGCTGGTATTGCCTTGTATGTGGGGATCAACATACTCGACTGGAGCTTCTTGAAACGAGCACACAAAGTAGCCCTTTCTCCCACCATTATAATGTACGGAGTGATGGCGCTAACCGTATTTGTTGACCTAATGGTTGCGGTTGGAATTGGAGTTTTTATAGCCAATATCATGACAATAGAAAAACTCAGCCGATTACAGTCAGGGAATGTAAAAGCCATCAGTGATGCTGACGACGATATTCCACTATCAGAAGAGGAAAAATCATTACTAGACCAGGCTGATGGAAACGTATTGCTTTTCTATCTATCTGGCCCAATGATTTTTGGTGCAAGCAAAGCCATCGCAAAGCATCACAACCGCATACACAACTACAAAGCTGTAGTGTTAGATCTGAGCGCCGTTCCTATGATGGACCTTACCATAGGGCTTGCACTAGAAAACGCCATAAAAGACGCGATAGAAGCTAACTGTGCCGTTTATATCTTTAGCCCTAATGGACAAACCACAGAACGACTTGAAAAGCTGGGCGTATCAAATAGACTGCCGCACAATGCGTTTTGTGATTCTCGTAAATCCGCTTTGCAGCAAGCGGTTAAAAACTTACCCACTTCGTAATAAAGCAATGCAAAAACATTAGATAAAAAAAAGCCGCTTATAAAGCGGCTTTTTTATTTGCTTAGCTGTTAATCAAAGAATCTGATTAAAGAGACAAGCGACGTACATCACTCAGCAAGGAGTTTAAGAATGTCATAAAGCGACCTGCATCACCACCATTCACAGCTCTGTGATCGTAAGACAAGCACAATGGCAACATTGTACGAGGCTCAAACTCTTTACCATTCCAGCGTGGCTCAACGTCCGCTTTAGAAACACCCAAAATACCCACTTCAGGACAGTTAACGATAGGAGTAAATCCTGTTCCGCCAATTGCACCCAAACTAGAAATAGTGAAACAACCACCCTGCATGTCAGCTGGCTTAAGTTGTTTATCTAGTGCTTTCTTAATTAGCTCTCCCGCTTCTTTTGCAATTTGAACGACAGATTTCTTATCTGCATCACGCAAAACAGGAACAACCAAACCAGCAGGCGAATCCACAGCAATACCAATGTGTACATAATGCTTTTGAACGTAGCTTTCGCCATCGGCCATTAGCGACACATTAAAGCTTGGATTAGCAACCATTGCTTGCGCAACTGCTTTAATCAGGAATGGAAGCGGCGTTAATTTAACACCTTGTTTCTCCATTTCGCCTTTTAAGCCTTTACGGAATGCTTCAAGATCAGAAATATCAGCTTTATCAAACTGAGTAACTTGAGGCACAACAAGCGCGTTGCGAACCATGTTCTGAGCAGTTAGACGCTGGATCTTGCT from Marinomonas rhizomae harbors:
- a CDS encoding AraC family transcriptional regulator, translated to MNSKIGSHFFNLDCYEGIECVRADFKDQHFSKHVHEGYAIGVIEHGVQRFFNEGENHTSGAGSLVIVNADSAHTGSAASQNGWGYRAMYPTPELFDELLSDFTGKHKNAPYFHNPIINDEKLIKQFNLIFSSLSDKSSRLTLETIVYNFLMQLTLNSKINQSVIQTKKAKKSLLSAKEFINAYASKEISLEHLSKVIGMSKYHLIRQFQASFGITPHQYQIQSRIQKAKCLLKSGEQPSNVALECGFFDQSHMNSHFKKALGTTPYQYQTNINA
- the rluC gene encoding 23S rRNA pseudouridine(955/2504/2580) synthase RluC → MSDSELKSAERPAVRYVTIDDNNTGQRIDNFLVTFLKGVPKGKIYNLLRKGEIRVNKKRTKPDYRLQNEDVVRIAPIVLAPESDKPVLSDRLKSEIESRIVYEDKGLIVVNKPSGLAVHGGSGLSFGLVEVIRQMRPLEKFIELVHRLDRDTSGLIMIAKKRAVLKELHTALREKEGVQKTYLALVYGSWPKRKLQVNAPLLKNELKSGERVVKVHTDGKESLTRFKLVRQFEGYSLVECEPVTGRTHQIRVHTLHAGYPIVGDDKYSPAESLKETKALGFKRLCLHATRLDIMLNGERMLFEAPLDKEWQALMNDSLTGIFP
- the rne gene encoding ribonuclease E, coding for MIRMLINATQQEELRVALVDGQRLYDLDIESGSREQKKSNIYKGRITRIEPSLEAAFVDFGADRHGFLPLKEISKTYFSKKSNHEGRINIKDVLSEGQEVIVQVDKEERGNKGAALTTFVSLAGRYLVLMPNNPRAGGISRRIDGDDRSHLKEAMSGLNTPENGGLIVRTAGVGRSTEELQWDLDYLDTLWSSITKAASEKPAPFLIYQESNIVIRAIRDYLREDIGEVLIDEKSAYQDAINFVMQVMPHFKSRIKMYTDSTPLFNRFQIETQIETAFQREVRLPSGGSIVIDPTEALVSIDINSARATKGGDIEETALQTNLEAADEIARQLRLRDIGGLVVIDFIDMTPVRNQKEVENRMKNALEADRARVQLGRISRFGLLEMSRQRLRPSLGETSGIVCPRCNGQGFIRDVESLALSVLRLIEEECSKERTAQIRAVLPVSVATFLLNEKRTNIAKIEKRNSVHIILVPNPHMETPHFEVERIRDDSTVVTQNENSYNLVETPEQPPYEPRKANENVRPQAAVTSIAPKAPAPEHTAPVATPKVTKSTQNTQSKPSLLKRIMTALFGETQTKAKPKTVNKTSATTPSQNDRDRDTSASSKPNDKRVNRNKRNVKHQNADRDDSNTTEKNRSTRQSRREQAEAGTKGNNNNRRNNRGNKQDAQEPRAEKQEAAVKAAPRQPQKEVPEVKERKRDRNDNRRRNGKLKDEALEATKLQEQEDAALVEAAQNAEVESNENGDEPQRRSRRSRRSRRPQKEENSTQQENVESENDQATETAAAKTEEVKPTTPEVKQTETESEVKSEEDVTTETISEDKYKTEQNVQTEKTVEAVEAVEASPADSKETTVETVKNESPEAKPTKPKMSVKAQMRKIEQQTTEAATEQTEEESNMTSKSEETQTTATEATEEANATDKPIPEAEEAKTVTAEPVNVTEEVSTETQDADAVIVTTNQKETESTDNTSEITEENAKTEEAKEVKSEETSSPSTRTPRRGRGKPATKQANTEAKAPVELPAAILAQQEKLRLEQEEKRNAATSRRRASPGRVKNDPRIAREEKSESTSEANVE
- a CDS encoding HAMP domain-containing methyl-accepting chemotaxis protein; this encodes MKKFLENRLIGTKLGLGFGSVLLLALIVGIVGISGVNTLLNRADKVRLSNDLDDAVVEMQRARVLFVESGSSKDKEELVRRTEVLADFLKEGEKIYNGSDVRELVIQTDQNLLEYKKALTILTDARKNWEAIDNEATGIRLNIFNQYDQIIKQLRQKNDMENLNTALDVANSWYALTSEINDHVIKKENIPIELVTTRFQAIINKTKNLQLSSDLQSKQQAILSLLNQYEDLGKRNPAVNAELVKAQKNLMALSTKMNDKIDSITLLQEEKSKSDGDRVSTVLITVTIIAILIGIFFALLIRHMIVNPMNDVKAAVEKISNGDLTQILKTDRKDELGQLYNNIGTMSRTLNTLISEVINGVLNLSSTSEQLETISKQGQTMMQSQKDETDQVATAINEMSSTVAEVARNAETAAEATTKTDNIVNQGNLKVSDTASSIESLASDLTVTSKAMEQLKTRTDNVGNVLEVIKAVAEQTNLLALNAAIEAARAGEAGRGFAVVADEVRGLASRTQSSAKEIEDLIVELQNGAQESLDKMLRSRDLSTKNAEQAKEVLALFANISEQVGYVQDMNNQIATAAEEQSQVSDEINRSVENVRQLADQTTEGSIESVRAVSNLRTLSNQLKSLTDRFKI
- a CDS encoding SulP family inorganic anion transporter, which codes for MIIDFSRFKDWTLVGDLFGGATTAIVSLPLALAFGVASGAGAEAGLWGAILVGLFAALFGGSTSLISEPTGPMTVIMTAVLTSMMASSPEGGVAMAFTVVMIAGLFQITLGYLKLGKYITLMPYSVISGFMSGIGIILIILQIAPFLGHSSPPGGVIGTLSALPNLIVNLKFSELFLGLLTLGVLFYLPKHWRRYVPPQLVALVAITLISILLFNDSDVRRIGVIPSGLPSIHWPTFEQSVFIEMIINGLVLGTLGCIDTLLTAVIADSLTRKEHDSNRELIGQGTANFFSGLLGGLPGAGATMGTVVNIQSGGKSPLAGITRALILLLVVLGASDLISPIPMAVLAGIALYVGINILDWSFLKRAHKVALSPTIIMYGVMALTVFVDLMVAVGIGVFIANIMTIEKLSRLQSGNVKAISDADDDIPLSEEEKSLLDQADGNVLLFYLSGPMIFGASKAIAKHHNRIHNYKAVVLDLSAVPMMDLTIGLALENAIKDAIEANCAVYIFSPNGQTTERLEKLGVSNRLPHNAFCDSRKSALQQAVKNLPTS